The Glycine soja cultivar W05 chromosome 8, ASM419377v2, whole genome shotgun sequence genome has a window encoding:
- the LOC114421232 gene encoding vacuolar fusion protein CCZ1 homolog B-like isoform X2, with the protein MGVSSNSKESMELCIFDLRRGQHEGQELDKILFFFPAGLPFSKQLSVIGLSEGLITFTRIFSPDSACEVIEAERHSHVFYEAEPDIWIVIVVEKCNDSEPIWRVDALRKLLKEIHSLFFMFHGSIRAMLEKEPGGGLTRRHLYTFIMDYLRACKKRSPWDTCCCDFLVGKKFILPSFRDCLKERGTVQMLTIGREAAIEVQSLVRVLESSAGNTPWYSLILFQDLLVSTTLSPDDTLNLFTYAVLRLTPHALSSGTSSWSYLLKGSAASNVVTESNMAHPSTMSESFYGSSDISSGEDNHYHVVRPLQSDKWSKGKDGYLVTDLWGAEVGTWVFATPTVWLQQTEEKMYLCVYQHRSLTLMLLIPVSSIPNGEQGVSAVRQQVIENASLKILKVEEKLSKGWGGENAYHVSGYRYLLVDGDRNVSRASPETKVTTLTKESLLAMNKLRQEVESEKSRAKLDSRNCEKDLEMCIRAKNNAWVISRVTRGKELYMVLEKANETLLYASDAAEKFSDRYCNGTFSLY; encoded by the exons ATGGGCGTGTCTTCAAATTCAAAGGAATCGATGGAACTATGCATATTTGATTTGAGGAGAGGCCAACACGAAGGCCAAGAGCTCGATAagatcctcttcttcttccccgCCGGTTTGCCCTTCTCAAAGCAACTCTCCGTCATTGGCCTCAGCGAAGGACTCATCACTTTCACTAG AATCTTCTCTCCAGACTCTGCTTGCGAGGTCATCGAAGCTGAAAGGCATTCTCATGTTTTCTACGAGGCCGAACCCGATATCTGGATAGTCATT GTGGTCGAGAAATGCAATGATTCTGAACCTATATGGAGGGTTGATGCATTAagaaaacttctcaaggaaaTTCACTCActttttttcatgtttcatGGATCTATTAGAGCAATGCTGGAGAAAGAACCCGGTGGAGGACTGACAAGACGGCATTTGTATACCTTTATCATGGATTATCTGAGGG CATGTAAAAAGCGGTCTCCCTGGGATACTTGCTGCTGTG ATTTTCTCGTGGGGAAAAAGTTCATTTTACCATCATTCCGTGATTGCTTAAAGGAACGTGGAACTGTGCAGATGCTGACGATAGGTCGTGAGGCTGCAATTGAGGTTCAG TCCCTTGTCAGGGTGCTTGAATCTTCAGCTGGAAACACTCCCTGGTACTCTTTGATTTTATTTCAAGACCTGCTAGTGTCCACAACTCTATCTCCT GATGACACCTTAAATTTATTCACATATGCTGTGCTAAGGTTGACTCCCCATGCTCTATCTTCTGGAACAAGTTCCTGGTCCTACTTACTGAAAGGAAGTGCTGCATCCAATGTTGTCACTGAGTCTAACATGGCCCATCCAAGCACTATGTCTGAAAGTTTTTATGGCTCATCTGATATATCCTCTGGTGAAGATAACCACTATCATGTTGTGAGGCCCTTACAGAGTGACAAATGGTCTAAAGGAAAAGATGGTTATCTTGTCACTGATTTATGGGGTGCAGAAGTTGGTACGTGGGTGTTTGCCACTCCTACAGTTTGGCTTCAACAGACAGAAGAGAAAATGTATCTTTGTGTTTATCAGCATAGAAGCCTTACTTTGATGCTTCTGATTCCTGTATCATCCATTCCTAATGGGGAGCAAGGTGTGTCGGCAGTGAGGCAGCAAGTTATTGAAAAT GCATCACTTAAAATATTGAAAGTTGAAGAGAAACTATCGAAAGGATGGGGTGGAGAGAATGCATATCATGTTAGTGGGTACCGCTACTTATTAGTAGATGGTGATAGAAATGTATCCAGGGCTTCTCCAGAAACAAAAGTTACAACTTTAACAAAG GAGTCCTTACTTGCTATGAATAAGCTTAGGCAAGAGGTGGAGTCGGAGAAGAGTAGAGCAAAACTGGATAGCCGTAATTGTGAAAAAGATTTAGAGATGTGCATTAGAGCAAAAAATAATGCATGGGTTATTTCTCGAGTCACAAGAGGGAAGGAGCTTTACATGGTTCTAGAGAAAGCCAATGAAACCCTTCTATATGCTTCAGATGCTGCTGAGAAGTTTAGCGACAG GTATTGCAACGGAACATTTTCTCTGTACTAA
- the LOC114421232 gene encoding vacuolar fusion protein CCZ1 homolog B-like isoform X3, which yields MGVSSNSKESMELCIFDLRRGQHEGQELDKILFFFPAGLPFSKQLSVIGLSEGLITFTRIFSPDSACEVIEAERHSHVFYEAEPDIWIVIVVEKCNDSEPIWRVDALRKLLKEIHSLFFMFHGSIRAMLEKEPGGGLTRRHLYTFIMDYLRDFLVGKKFILPSFRDCLKERGTVQMLTIGREAAIEVQSLVRVLESSAGNTPWYSLILFQDLLVSTTLSPDDTLNLFTYAVLRLTPHALSSGTSSWSYLLKGSAASNVVTESNMAHPSTMSESFYGSSDISSGEDNHYHVVRPLQSDKWSKGKDGYLVTDLWGAEVGTWVFATPTVWLQQTEEKMYLCVYQHRSLTLMLLIPVSSIPNGEQGVSAVRQQVIENASLKILKVEEKLSKGWGGENAYHVSGYRYLLVDGDRNVSRASPETKVTTLTKESLLAMNKLRQEVESEKSRAKLDSRNCEKDLEMCIRAKNNAWVISRVTRGKELYMVLEKANETLLYASDAAEKFSDRYCNGTFSLY from the exons ATGGGCGTGTCTTCAAATTCAAAGGAATCGATGGAACTATGCATATTTGATTTGAGGAGAGGCCAACACGAAGGCCAAGAGCTCGATAagatcctcttcttcttccccgCCGGTTTGCCCTTCTCAAAGCAACTCTCCGTCATTGGCCTCAGCGAAGGACTCATCACTTTCACTAG AATCTTCTCTCCAGACTCTGCTTGCGAGGTCATCGAAGCTGAAAGGCATTCTCATGTTTTCTACGAGGCCGAACCCGATATCTGGATAGTCATT GTGGTCGAGAAATGCAATGATTCTGAACCTATATGGAGGGTTGATGCATTAagaaaacttctcaaggaaaTTCACTCActttttttcatgtttcatGGATCTATTAGAGCAATGCTGGAGAAAGAACCCGGTGGAGGACTGACAAGACGGCATTTGTATACCTTTATCATGGATTATCTGAGGG ATTTTCTCGTGGGGAAAAAGTTCATTTTACCATCATTCCGTGATTGCTTAAAGGAACGTGGAACTGTGCAGATGCTGACGATAGGTCGTGAGGCTGCAATTGAGGTTCAG TCCCTTGTCAGGGTGCTTGAATCTTCAGCTGGAAACACTCCCTGGTACTCTTTGATTTTATTTCAAGACCTGCTAGTGTCCACAACTCTATCTCCT GATGACACCTTAAATTTATTCACATATGCTGTGCTAAGGTTGACTCCCCATGCTCTATCTTCTGGAACAAGTTCCTGGTCCTACTTACTGAAAGGAAGTGCTGCATCCAATGTTGTCACTGAGTCTAACATGGCCCATCCAAGCACTATGTCTGAAAGTTTTTATGGCTCATCTGATATATCCTCTGGTGAAGATAACCACTATCATGTTGTGAGGCCCTTACAGAGTGACAAATGGTCTAAAGGAAAAGATGGTTATCTTGTCACTGATTTATGGGGTGCAGAAGTTGGTACGTGGGTGTTTGCCACTCCTACAGTTTGGCTTCAACAGACAGAAGAGAAAATGTATCTTTGTGTTTATCAGCATAGAAGCCTTACTTTGATGCTTCTGATTCCTGTATCATCCATTCCTAATGGGGAGCAAGGTGTGTCGGCAGTGAGGCAGCAAGTTATTGAAAAT GCATCACTTAAAATATTGAAAGTTGAAGAGAAACTATCGAAAGGATGGGGTGGAGAGAATGCATATCATGTTAGTGGGTACCGCTACTTATTAGTAGATGGTGATAGAAATGTATCCAGGGCTTCTCCAGAAACAAAAGTTACAACTTTAACAAAG GAGTCCTTACTTGCTATGAATAAGCTTAGGCAAGAGGTGGAGTCGGAGAAGAGTAGAGCAAAACTGGATAGCCGTAATTGTGAAAAAGATTTAGAGATGTGCATTAGAGCAAAAAATAATGCATGGGTTATTTCTCGAGTCACAAGAGGGAAGGAGCTTTACATGGTTCTAGAGAAAGCCAATGAAACCCTTCTATATGCTTCAGATGCTGCTGAGAAGTTTAGCGACAG GTATTGCAACGGAACATTTTCTCTGTACTAA
- the LOC114421232 gene encoding vacuolar fusion protein CCZ1 homolog B-like isoform X1 yields MGVSSNSKESMELCIFDLRRGQHEGQELDKILFFFPAGLPFSKQLSVIGLSEGLITFTRIFSPDSACEVIEAERHSHVFYEAEPDIWIVIVVEKCNDSEPIWRVDALRKLLKEIHSLFFMFHGSIRAMLEKEPGGGLTRRHLYTFIMDYLRACKKRSPWDTCCCGNDFLVGKKFILPSFRDCLKERGTVQMLTIGREAAIEVQSLVRVLESSAGNTPWYSLILFQDLLVSTTLSPDDTLNLFTYAVLRLTPHALSSGTSSWSYLLKGSAASNVVTESNMAHPSTMSESFYGSSDISSGEDNHYHVVRPLQSDKWSKGKDGYLVTDLWGAEVGTWVFATPTVWLQQTEEKMYLCVYQHRSLTLMLLIPVSSIPNGEQGVSAVRQQVIENASLKILKVEEKLSKGWGGENAYHVSGYRYLLVDGDRNVSRASPETKVTTLTKESLLAMNKLRQEVESEKSRAKLDSRNCEKDLEMCIRAKNNAWVISRVTRGKELYMVLEKANETLLYASDAAEKFSDRYCNGTFSLY; encoded by the exons ATGGGCGTGTCTTCAAATTCAAAGGAATCGATGGAACTATGCATATTTGATTTGAGGAGAGGCCAACACGAAGGCCAAGAGCTCGATAagatcctcttcttcttccccgCCGGTTTGCCCTTCTCAAAGCAACTCTCCGTCATTGGCCTCAGCGAAGGACTCATCACTTTCACTAG AATCTTCTCTCCAGACTCTGCTTGCGAGGTCATCGAAGCTGAAAGGCATTCTCATGTTTTCTACGAGGCCGAACCCGATATCTGGATAGTCATT GTGGTCGAGAAATGCAATGATTCTGAACCTATATGGAGGGTTGATGCATTAagaaaacttctcaaggaaaTTCACTCActttttttcatgtttcatGGATCTATTAGAGCAATGCTGGAGAAAGAACCCGGTGGAGGACTGACAAGACGGCATTTGTATACCTTTATCATGGATTATCTGAGGG CATGTAAAAAGCGGTCTCCCTGGGATACTTGCTGCTGTGGTAATG ATTTTCTCGTGGGGAAAAAGTTCATTTTACCATCATTCCGTGATTGCTTAAAGGAACGTGGAACTGTGCAGATGCTGACGATAGGTCGTGAGGCTGCAATTGAGGTTCAG TCCCTTGTCAGGGTGCTTGAATCTTCAGCTGGAAACACTCCCTGGTACTCTTTGATTTTATTTCAAGACCTGCTAGTGTCCACAACTCTATCTCCT GATGACACCTTAAATTTATTCACATATGCTGTGCTAAGGTTGACTCCCCATGCTCTATCTTCTGGAACAAGTTCCTGGTCCTACTTACTGAAAGGAAGTGCTGCATCCAATGTTGTCACTGAGTCTAACATGGCCCATCCAAGCACTATGTCTGAAAGTTTTTATGGCTCATCTGATATATCCTCTGGTGAAGATAACCACTATCATGTTGTGAGGCCCTTACAGAGTGACAAATGGTCTAAAGGAAAAGATGGTTATCTTGTCACTGATTTATGGGGTGCAGAAGTTGGTACGTGGGTGTTTGCCACTCCTACAGTTTGGCTTCAACAGACAGAAGAGAAAATGTATCTTTGTGTTTATCAGCATAGAAGCCTTACTTTGATGCTTCTGATTCCTGTATCATCCATTCCTAATGGGGAGCAAGGTGTGTCGGCAGTGAGGCAGCAAGTTATTGAAAAT GCATCACTTAAAATATTGAAAGTTGAAGAGAAACTATCGAAAGGATGGGGTGGAGAGAATGCATATCATGTTAGTGGGTACCGCTACTTATTAGTAGATGGTGATAGAAATGTATCCAGGGCTTCTCCAGAAACAAAAGTTACAACTTTAACAAAG GAGTCCTTACTTGCTATGAATAAGCTTAGGCAAGAGGTGGAGTCGGAGAAGAGTAGAGCAAAACTGGATAGCCGTAATTGTGAAAAAGATTTAGAGATGTGCATTAGAGCAAAAAATAATGCATGGGTTATTTCTCGAGTCACAAGAGGGAAGGAGCTTTACATGGTTCTAGAGAAAGCCAATGAAACCCTTCTATATGCTTCAGATGCTGCTGAGAAGTTTAGCGACAG GTATTGCAACGGAACATTTTCTCTGTACTAA
- the LOC114421232 gene encoding vacuolar fusion protein CCZ1 homolog B-like isoform X5, which produces MLEKEPGGGLTRRHLYTFIMDYLRDFLVGKKFILPSFRDCLKERGTVQMLTIGREAAIEVQSLVRVLESSAGNTPWYSLILFQDLLVSTTLSPDDTLNLFTYAVLRLTPHALSSGTSSWSYLLKGSAASNVVTESNMAHPSTMSESFYGSSDISSGEDNHYHVVRPLQSDKWSKGKDGYLVTDLWGAEVGTWVFATPTVWLQQTEEKMYLCVYQHRSLTLMLLIPVSSIPNGEQGVSAVRQQVIENASLKILKVEEKLSKGWGGENAYHVSGYRYLLVDGDRNVSRASPETKVTTLTKESLLAMNKLRQEVESEKSRAKLDSRNCEKDLEMCIRAKNNAWVISRVTRGKELYMVLEKANETLLYASDAAEKFSDRYCNGTFSLY; this is translated from the exons ATGCTGGAGAAAGAACCCGGTGGAGGACTGACAAGACGGCATTTGTATACCTTTATCATGGATTATCTGAGGG ATTTTCTCGTGGGGAAAAAGTTCATTTTACCATCATTCCGTGATTGCTTAAAGGAACGTGGAACTGTGCAGATGCTGACGATAGGTCGTGAGGCTGCAATTGAGGTTCAG TCCCTTGTCAGGGTGCTTGAATCTTCAGCTGGAAACACTCCCTGGTACTCTTTGATTTTATTTCAAGACCTGCTAGTGTCCACAACTCTATCTCCT GATGACACCTTAAATTTATTCACATATGCTGTGCTAAGGTTGACTCCCCATGCTCTATCTTCTGGAACAAGTTCCTGGTCCTACTTACTGAAAGGAAGTGCTGCATCCAATGTTGTCACTGAGTCTAACATGGCCCATCCAAGCACTATGTCTGAAAGTTTTTATGGCTCATCTGATATATCCTCTGGTGAAGATAACCACTATCATGTTGTGAGGCCCTTACAGAGTGACAAATGGTCTAAAGGAAAAGATGGTTATCTTGTCACTGATTTATGGGGTGCAGAAGTTGGTACGTGGGTGTTTGCCACTCCTACAGTTTGGCTTCAACAGACAGAAGAGAAAATGTATCTTTGTGTTTATCAGCATAGAAGCCTTACTTTGATGCTTCTGATTCCTGTATCATCCATTCCTAATGGGGAGCAAGGTGTGTCGGCAGTGAGGCAGCAAGTTATTGAAAAT GCATCACTTAAAATATTGAAAGTTGAAGAGAAACTATCGAAAGGATGGGGTGGAGAGAATGCATATCATGTTAGTGGGTACCGCTACTTATTAGTAGATGGTGATAGAAATGTATCCAGGGCTTCTCCAGAAACAAAAGTTACAACTTTAACAAAG GAGTCCTTACTTGCTATGAATAAGCTTAGGCAAGAGGTGGAGTCGGAGAAGAGTAGAGCAAAACTGGATAGCCGTAATTGTGAAAAAGATTTAGAGATGTGCATTAGAGCAAAAAATAATGCATGGGTTATTTCTCGAGTCACAAGAGGGAAGGAGCTTTACATGGTTCTAGAGAAAGCCAATGAAACCCTTCTATATGCTTCAGATGCTGCTGAGAAGTTTAGCGACAG GTATTGCAACGGAACATTTTCTCTGTACTAA
- the LOC114421232 gene encoding vacuolar fusion protein CCZ1 homolog A-like isoform X4 has translation MLEKEPGGGLTRRHLYTFIMDYLRACKKRSPWDTCCCGNDFLVGKKFILPSFRDCLKERGTVQMLTIGREAAIEVQSLVRVLESSAGNTPWYSLILFQDLLVSTTLSPDDTLNLFTYAVLRLTPHALSSGTSSWSYLLKGSAASNVVTESNMAHPSTMSESFYGSSDISSGEDNHYHVVRPLQSDKWSKGKDGYLVTDLWGAEVGTWVFATPTVWLQQTEEKMYLCVYQHRSLTLMLLIPVSSIPNGEQGVSAVRQQVIENASLKILKVEEKLSKGWGGENAYHVSGYRYLLVDGDRNVSRASPETKVTTLTKESLLAMNKLRQEVESEKSRAKLDSRNCEKDLEMCIRAKNNAWVISRVTRGKELYMVLEKANETLLYASDAAEKFSDRYCNGTFSLY, from the exons ATGCTGGAGAAAGAACCCGGTGGAGGACTGACAAGACGGCATTTGTATACCTTTATCATGGATTATCTGAGGG CATGTAAAAAGCGGTCTCCCTGGGATACTTGCTGCTGTGGTAATG ATTTTCTCGTGGGGAAAAAGTTCATTTTACCATCATTCCGTGATTGCTTAAAGGAACGTGGAACTGTGCAGATGCTGACGATAGGTCGTGAGGCTGCAATTGAGGTTCAG TCCCTTGTCAGGGTGCTTGAATCTTCAGCTGGAAACACTCCCTGGTACTCTTTGATTTTATTTCAAGACCTGCTAGTGTCCACAACTCTATCTCCT GATGACACCTTAAATTTATTCACATATGCTGTGCTAAGGTTGACTCCCCATGCTCTATCTTCTGGAACAAGTTCCTGGTCCTACTTACTGAAAGGAAGTGCTGCATCCAATGTTGTCACTGAGTCTAACATGGCCCATCCAAGCACTATGTCTGAAAGTTTTTATGGCTCATCTGATATATCCTCTGGTGAAGATAACCACTATCATGTTGTGAGGCCCTTACAGAGTGACAAATGGTCTAAAGGAAAAGATGGTTATCTTGTCACTGATTTATGGGGTGCAGAAGTTGGTACGTGGGTGTTTGCCACTCCTACAGTTTGGCTTCAACAGACAGAAGAGAAAATGTATCTTTGTGTTTATCAGCATAGAAGCCTTACTTTGATGCTTCTGATTCCTGTATCATCCATTCCTAATGGGGAGCAAGGTGTGTCGGCAGTGAGGCAGCAAGTTATTGAAAAT GCATCACTTAAAATATTGAAAGTTGAAGAGAAACTATCGAAAGGATGGGGTGGAGAGAATGCATATCATGTTAGTGGGTACCGCTACTTATTAGTAGATGGTGATAGAAATGTATCCAGGGCTTCTCCAGAAACAAAAGTTACAACTTTAACAAAG GAGTCCTTACTTGCTATGAATAAGCTTAGGCAAGAGGTGGAGTCGGAGAAGAGTAGAGCAAAACTGGATAGCCGTAATTGTGAAAAAGATTTAGAGATGTGCATTAGAGCAAAAAATAATGCATGGGTTATTTCTCGAGTCACAAGAGGGAAGGAGCTTTACATGGTTCTAGAGAAAGCCAATGAAACCCTTCTATATGCTTCAGATGCTGCTGAGAAGTTTAGCGACAG GTATTGCAACGGAACATTTTCTCTGTACTAA